In one window of Ignatzschineria indica DNA:
- the elbB gene encoding isoprenoid biosynthesis glyoxalase ElbB: MSQKHFALILSGCGHLDGAEITEATALNIALSKAGIAVSFYAPDRLQADTINHLNGEIEGDERNIMQEAARIARGKISPISKLDLNKIDGVALAGGFGVIKNFTNFLDKGEDATLSADIGEKLKSAIEMKKPIIAICAAPMAIAIALKELNIKDASITFGQAQNAGAFLPALEKWGIKHIETATTDAHYDAQYQIITGGAYMDGDATPYEIFQGALKAIEIYQKSTK, from the coding sequence ATGAGTCAGAAACATTTTGCTTTAATTCTTTCAGGATGTGGTCACCTAGATGGTGCAGAAATTACAGAGGCGACCGCACTTAATATCGCACTCTCTAAAGCAGGAATAGCGGTCTCATTCTATGCGCCAGATCGCTTGCAAGCCGATACCATCAATCACCTCAATGGAGAGATTGAAGGAGATGAGCGCAATATTATGCAAGAGGCCGCCCGTATCGCGAGAGGGAAAATCTCCCCCATCTCCAAACTAGACCTCAATAAAATCGATGGTGTAGCACTCGCTGGTGGTTTTGGCGTGATTAAAAACTTCACTAATTTTCTTGATAAAGGGGAAGACGCTACCCTTTCTGCCGATATCGGGGAGAAACTTAAAAGTGCTATCGAGATGAAAAAGCCAATTATTGCGATCTGTGCTGCCCCAATGGCTATTGCAATTGCACTCAAAGAGCTCAATATCAAAGATGCATCTATCACCTTTGGACAAGCTCAAAATGCCGGCGCTTTTCTACCCGCTCTTGAAAAGTGGGGTATAAAACATATCGAAACCGCAACAACCGATGCACATTATGACGCCCAATATCAAATTATTACGGGCGGCGCATATATGGATGGTGATGCAACACCTTATGAAATCTTTCAAGGGGCATTAAAGGCTATAGAGATTTATCAAAAATCAACAAAATAG
- a CDS encoding tetratricopeptide repeat protein: MKKLFNLLLLFVCITHIPTYAQTGADEEGSIVDNSGVVEEGRDEPVDLIDEIDAATFYRDQAISEVYDFLAAEIASKREDWESAKEHYDALLERNSDPKVLERRIRLDLEAGSIADALPLIQKLVIQNPYNLANYNLLAQAYLLTGDLEYAARTYNNLVEMIYLTNEGVVEPSPYFAILKKLHEFEIPLEEQLTLFKKMAALEEHDTFPLVLLAGFLIDNLRFDEAEGYLERALQLDPSNPKIYALYTYIYWNEGEPEKSIELLEEAYNKYQDPEIGLELANTLIANFEYEEAYQRLIPLMILTNEDPAVFEKFIGMAYVMGNYDNIKEMLQLRLDQPEILTRAILNLFYFSEILGNSENLLKVLPEIENPTPEYAEALYTIKAKIALAEGDYAQFNHYFDEIAQLEIFDAPSLLLKRLLMLQELEEYDLLDQVLVEEAALLPEVESSYLAFLRSMSALYHQDYNEMAEILQEEIRNNPQDPIAYNALGFSLIEIDPKNAKVALPFISKANLMAPGRDFIQDSLAWAYYMLGDLDRAYKYIVQAYHQNKDPEIIAHYIVILDAIGERQKAEDLYHRFNLFFGNSDAKEVLIENVEWINE; this comes from the coding sequence ATGAAGAAACTGTTCAACCTGCTGTTACTCTTTGTGTGTATAACGCACATTCCTACATATGCTCAAACAGGAGCTGATGAAGAGGGGTCGATAGTTGATAACTCAGGGGTGGTAGAAGAGGGTAGGGATGAACCGGTCGATCTTATTGATGAGATTGATGCTGCAACATTCTATAGGGATCAAGCAATATCCGAGGTTTATGATTTTTTAGCCGCAGAAATCGCTTCTAAGCGTGAAGATTGGGAGAGTGCAAAAGAGCATTATGATGCGCTATTAGAACGAAATAGTGACCCAAAAGTTTTAGAGCGAAGAATTCGCCTCGATCTAGAAGCAGGCAGTATTGCCGATGCACTTCCACTTATTCAGAAATTGGTGATTCAAAATCCATATAACTTGGCAAATTATAATTTATTAGCACAAGCTTACCTTTTAACCGGGGATCTTGAGTATGCGGCAAGAACTTATAATAACCTGGTAGAGATGATCTATCTTACCAATGAGGGAGTTGTTGAACCCTCCCCTTACTTTGCGATTTTAAAGAAGCTTCATGAATTTGAAATTCCATTAGAAGAGCAGCTAACGCTCTTTAAAAAGATGGCGGCTTTAGAAGAGCATGATACTTTTCCTTTAGTGCTTTTAGCGGGTTTTTTAATCGATAATTTACGCTTTGATGAAGCAGAAGGTTATCTAGAGAGAGCATTACAACTTGATCCTTCTAATCCTAAAATTTATGCACTCTACACCTATATCTATTGGAATGAGGGTGAACCTGAAAAATCGATTGAGTTATTAGAAGAAGCTTATAACAAGTATCAAGATCCAGAGATAGGGCTAGAGTTAGCCAATACATTAATTGCTAACTTTGAGTATGAAGAGGCTTACCAGCGCCTTATTCCTCTAATGATTTTAACAAATGAGGACCCTGCTGTTTTTGAGAAGTTTATCGGCATGGCTTATGTCATGGGTAATTATGACAACATTAAAGAGATGTTGCAGTTGAGACTGGATCAGCCTGAAATTTTAACTCGAGCAATTTTAAATCTCTTCTATTTCTCTGAAATTTTAGGGAATAGTGAAAACCTTTTAAAAGTGCTCCCTGAAATTGAGAATCCGACGCCAGAATATGCCGAAGCTCTCTATACCATTAAGGCTAAAATTGCATTAGCAGAGGGAGATTATGCACAATTTAATCACTATTTTGATGAAATTGCACAATTAGAGATCTTCGATGCACCTTCACTTCTTTTGAAGCGTCTATTAATGCTCCAGGAGTTAGAAGAGTATGATCTACTTGATCAGGTATTAGTAGAAGAGGCGGCACTACTTCCTGAGGTTGAGAGCTCCTACCTTGCTTTTCTTCGCTCGATGAGTGCTCTATATCATCAAGACTATAATGAGATGGCGGAGATTCTACAAGAAGAGATCCGTAATAATCCGCAAGATCCTATCGCCTATAATGCTTTAGGGTTCTCTCTGATCGAAATCGATCCTAAAAATGCAAAGGTTGCATTACCTTTCATCTCTAAGGCAAATTTAATGGCGCCAGGGCGTGACTTTATTCAAGATAGTCTTGCTTGGGCGTACTATATGTTAGGGGATCTAGATCGTGCTTATAAATATATTGTACAAGCGTATCATCAGAATAAAGATCCTGAAATTATCGCTCACTATATCGTGATTTTAGATGCTATTGGCGAGCGTCAAAAAGCGGAAGATCTCTATCACCGTTTTAATCTATTCTTTGGAAATTCAGATGCAAAAGAGGTGCTCATCGAAAACGTTGAGTGGATTAACGAATGA
- a CDS encoding N-acetylmuramoyl-L-alanine amidase — MRVANMLKAKKGKRILFAFLFFMVATLSNLLFGATVVGTGKMENRGGEMLIIFPLSQQIKFNSFRLQNPDRLVIDIPNAELQHKASSLPISSAYVAGVRLGTQQGTDLRIVVDLKQGTVPASAAVLRGRLGYELVIAVGASVGSVKEDLASSGQTVVTQPQEIQVAKRVPKKNILIILDPGHGGKDPGAVGKAGTREKDVVLQIAKVLQQKINREPNMRAILTRNDDTFIPLRERVLIARRNKADMFISLHADAGSAKADGASVYILSTSGASSEAARLLARAENQSDLIGGVKISDKDDAIASMLLDLSQEATIESSNALGNHLLKNLSRHANLHKKQVERAGFAVLKAPDIPSVLIETGFISNPKEEQNLRNKKHQDRLANDILAGIKAYYKERPATELIYSTVVQRSDNSRAQVLTQNQAKVVAPPKQSITIPPIRLESKSVEPAIQPVAPPIEVTMIEPPPVTIGVQFPEPSGPPIELISKERPLKEYTVQRGDTIAEIARTHQVSESALKQRNGLPDNQLRVPAGTILIIP; from the coding sequence ATGAGAGTAGCAAATATGCTGAAAGCAAAAAAAGGTAAACGGATCCTGTTTGCCTTTTTATTTTTTATGGTGGCAACGTTGAGTAATCTGCTGTTTGGCGCAACAGTTGTCGGTACGGGAAAGATGGAAAATCGCGGTGGAGAGATGTTAATTATCTTTCCATTAAGTCAACAGATTAAATTTAATAGTTTCCGTCTACAAAATCCTGATCGGTTAGTGATCGATATTCCTAATGCCGAGTTACAGCATAAGGCTAGCTCTCTTCCGATTAGCTCAGCTTATGTCGCAGGGGTGCGTTTAGGAACCCAGCAGGGAACCGACCTTCGTATTGTTGTTGATCTCAAGCAAGGGACAGTACCGGCGAGTGCGGCGGTCTTAAGAGGACGCTTAGGTTATGAGTTGGTTATTGCGGTGGGTGCATCTGTAGGGAGTGTGAAAGAGGATCTCGCTTCATCAGGGCAGACAGTTGTGACTCAGCCTCAGGAGATACAAGTTGCAAAACGTGTTCCTAAGAAAAATATCTTAATTATTCTTGATCCCGGCCATGGCGGAAAAGATCCTGGTGCGGTTGGTAAAGCGGGAACAAGGGAGAAGGATGTTGTATTACAAATTGCAAAAGTATTGCAACAGAAGATCAATCGTGAACCCAATATGAGAGCGATCTTAACACGAAATGATGATACCTTTATTCCTTTGAGAGAGCGGGTATTGATTGCAAGACGGAATAAGGCAGATATGTTTATCTCCTTACATGCCGATGCGGGCTCTGCAAAAGCAGATGGCGCTTCTGTCTATATTCTCTCCACTAGTGGCGCATCGAGTGAAGCGGCAAGATTACTTGCAAGAGCTGAGAACCAATCTGACCTTATTGGTGGCGTCAAGATCTCTGATAAGGATGATGCTATCGCCTCTATGTTGCTCGATCTATCACAAGAGGCAACGATTGAATCCTCTAATGCGTTGGGAAATCATCTTTTAAAAAATTTGAGTCGTCACGCTAATCTTCATAAAAAACAGGTTGAACGAGCAGGATTTGCTGTATTAAAAGCGCCCGATATCCCCTCTGTATTGATTGAGACAGGATTTATCTCTAATCCGAAAGAGGAGCAGAACCTTCGCAATAAAAAACATCAAGATCGTTTAGCGAATGATATTTTGGCGGGAATAAAGGCCTACTATAAGGAGCGTCCGGCAACGGAGCTTATCTATAGTACTGTGGTTCAGCGCTCAGATAATAGCCGTGCGCAAGTATTGACGCAAAATCAAGCAAAAGTTGTAGCGCCTCCTAAGCAATCGATTACGATCCCCCCTATTCGTCTTGAGTCAAAATCGGTGGAGCCTGCAATTCAGCCAGTAGCGCCGCCCATTGAAGTTACGATGATTGAGCCACCTCCGGTGACGATTGGAGTACAATTTCCTGAGCCTTCAGGGCCACCTATTGAGTTGATCTCAAAAGAGCGACCCTTGAAAGAGTATACTGTGCAAAGAGGGGATACTATTGCGGAAATTGCTCGGACGCATCAGGTCAGTGAGTCGGCATTAAAGCAACGTAACGGGCTTCCTGATAATCAGCTTCGAGTGCCCGCAGGAACGATCTTAATTATTCCATAA
- a CDS encoding aldehyde dehydrogenase family protein, with translation MKMLSDINGDLRPQSSYQLLIDGEWLDGAQGKTLESHNPATGEKLTEIAVAEKEDVDRAVKAAWTAFDTWSQTSPQERAKYLLEIADRLEAELERFATLETLDNGKPIRETMNVDVPLAIDHFRYFAGVIRAESDEANLINKDSLSIVLSEPIGVVGQIIPWNFPLLMGAWKIAPALAAGNCIVIKPSSDTSITLLELGRILNEVLPKGVVSVLTGGGSTTGNYILEHEGFSKFAFTGSTSVGYNVAKAAADKLIPATLELGGKSANIIFEDAQIDKAIDGALMGILFNQGQVCCAGSRLFIQRSIYDQFLEKLKEKFESVRVGDPLDPNTQMGAQINEKQLKQILGYVDIAKEEGARVLTGGQRASDRGAFLCPTAIVDVKPNMRIEKEEVFGPVVAILPFDSEEEVIELANDSEYGLGGAVWTRDINRAFRVAKAVRTGRMWVNTYNELPAHSPFGGYKKSGIGRETHKMILDAYTQKKNIYISFNEKLTGFY, from the coding sequence ATGAAAATGTTATCTGATATCAATGGTGATTTGCGTCCGCAGAGCTCTTATCAACTCTTAATTGATGGGGAATGGCTCGATGGAGCGCAAGGTAAAACCTTAGAGAGCCACAATCCCGCAACAGGTGAGAAGTTGACAGAGATCGCTGTCGCAGAAAAAGAAGATGTTGATCGTGCTGTAAAAGCGGCATGGACTGCATTTGATACGTGGAGTCAAACTTCGCCACAAGAACGAGCGAAATATCTCTTAGAGATTGCTGATCGCTTAGAGGCAGAGTTAGAGCGTTTTGCAACATTGGAGACGCTCGATAATGGTAAGCCAATTCGTGAGACGATGAATGTTGATGTTCCGCTAGCGATCGATCATTTTCGTTATTTCGCCGGCGTTATTCGTGCAGAGAGTGATGAAGCGAACCTAATTAATAAAGATAGTTTAAGTATTGTACTCAGTGAGCCTATTGGCGTTGTTGGACAGATTATTCCTTGGAACTTTCCACTTTTGATGGGGGCTTGGAAGATTGCCCCGGCACTTGCCGCAGGTAACTGTATTGTCATTAAGCCATCGAGCGATACTTCTATTACACTCCTTGAGCTTGGTCGTATCCTCAATGAGGTATTACCCAAAGGGGTTGTTAGCGTTCTGACAGGCGGTGGTTCAACTACAGGGAACTATATCTTAGAGCATGAAGGTTTTAGTAAGTTTGCCTTTACCGGTTCCACAAGTGTTGGATATAACGTCGCGAAAGCAGCTGCCGACAAGCTAATTCCAGCAACTTTAGAGCTAGGTGGAAAGTCAGCAAATATCATCTTTGAAGATGCGCAGATTGATAAAGCAATCGATGGTGCGCTGATGGGAATTCTCTTTAATCAAGGTCAGGTCTGTTGTGCGGGTTCTCGTCTCTTTATTCAGCGATCGATCTATGATCAATTTTTAGAGAAGTTGAAAGAGAAGTTTGAGAGTGTTCGTGTGGGAGATCCCCTCGACCCCAATACACAGATGGGTGCGCAAATTAATGAGAAGCAACTTAAGCAGATTTTGGGCTATGTTGATATTGCGAAAGAGGAGGGTGCGCGTGTTTTAACCGGTGGTCAGCGTGCCTCAGATCGAGGTGCATTTCTTTGTCCGACGGCGATTGTGGATGTAAAACCTAATATGCGCATTGAGAAAGAGGAAGTTTTTGGTCCTGTTGTTGCTATTTTGCCTTTTGATAGTGAAGAAGAGGTGATCGAGCTTGCTAATGACTCGGAATATGGTTTAGGTGGCGCAGTCTGGACGCGTGATATCAATAGAGCGTTCCGTGTTGCAAAAGCTGTCCGTACGGGACGGATGTGGGTCAATACTTACAATGAATTGCCGGCACACTCTCCTTTTGGTGGTTATAAAAAATCGGGAATTGGTCGAGAGACCCATAAGATGATTCTCGATGCTTATACCCAGAAGAAGAATATTTACATTAGCTTTAACGAAAAACTTACCGGCTTCTACTAG
- a CDS encoding ABC transporter permease gives MRIQYWVLILIVLSAISLFVGVINISVNDLFNLTDAQKQTILISRIPRLITILIAGASLSISGLIMQKLSQNAFVSPTTAGTMESARLGILVAILLFAGASPLVKMGLAFLFALLGTFLFMKILNRIRYKDVVFVPLVGLMFGGIIGSISTFIAYKHDLIQNLASWLIGDFSMVMSGRYELIYISIPLMIIAYLYAHQFSIAGLGEDFSKNLGLKYQQVVNIGLAIVAMTTASVILTVGMIPFLGLIVPNIISLYKGDNIRTTLPYTALLGAIIVLACDILGRIIIYPYEIPISVTIGILGSLLFIWLLFKKVGQA, from the coding sequence ATGAGAATACAGTATTGGGTTCTCATTCTCATTGTATTATCAGCGATCTCCCTCTTTGTAGGGGTGATAAATATATCGGTGAATGACCTATTTAATTTAACAGATGCTCAGAAGCAGACAATATTGATTAGTCGTATTCCGAGGCTTATTACCATTTTGATTGCCGGGGCAAGCCTCTCAATCAGCGGTCTTATTATGCAAAAATTGAGCCAGAATGCTTTTGTCTCTCCGACAACTGCCGGCACAATGGAGTCTGCACGTTTAGGGATTTTGGTAGCGATTTTGCTCTTTGCCGGAGCCTCTCCCCTTGTAAAGATGGGGTTGGCCTTTCTCTTTGCTCTTTTAGGAACATTTCTCTTTATGAAGATTCTTAATCGAATTCGTTATAAAGATGTGGTCTTTGTCCCCTTAGTAGGATTGATGTTCGGTGGTATTATCGGTTCAATTTCAACCTTTATTGCATATAAGCATGATCTGATTCAAAATTTAGCATCGTGGTTGATCGGTGATTTCTCTATGGTGATGTCAGGCCGTTATGAATTGATCTACATCTCCATTCCATTGATGATTATCGCTTATCTCTATGCCCATCAATTCTCAATTGCCGGTTTAGGTGAGGATTTTTCTAAAAATTTAGGTCTAAAGTATCAGCAGGTGGTCAATATCGGTCTTGCGATTGTAGCGATGACGACCGCATCTGTTATTTTGACAGTTGGGATGATTCCTTTTTTAGGATTGATTGTCCCCAATATTATCTCTCTCTATAAAGGGGATAATATCCGTACAACACTTCCTTATACGGCACTTTTAGGGGCGATTATTGTTCTTGCATGTGACATTTTAGGGCGCATCATTATCTACCCTTATGAGATACCGATCAGTGTAACTATTGGTATTTTGGGAAGTCTACTCTTTATCTGGTTGCTCTTTAAAAAGGTAGGGCAGGCATGA
- a CDS encoding iron chelate uptake ABC transporter family permease subunit has product MNIRVINTRMKLVLLLILAVASSALFLFYQLGVNWDYVLPRRSYKLLAMVIAGSAIAFSTVIFQTVTHNRILTPSIIGLDSLYLLVQTLLVYFLGGKNFAMISNEWLFLLSVLVLVTFSMLLFKMLLGKDGRSVFFLLLIGIVLGALFQSLSTFMQVLIDPNEFFLVQDKMFASFNNVQVKLIWWALGIIGVTMILYLPMIKYLDVLSLGRDQSVNLGISYRKVVMLTLIVVSVLTAVSTALIGPITFLGLLVANLGYEIFKTYRHSVLLMGTILVSIIALAFGQMLVERVFSFSTTLSVIINFIGGLYFIYLLLRGSK; this is encoded by the coding sequence ATGAATATAAGAGTCATTAATACAAGAATGAAGTTGGTGTTACTACTGATTTTAGCTGTAGCGAGTTCGGCGCTCTTCCTCTTTTATCAATTAGGCGTTAATTGGGATTATGTACTTCCAAGACGTAGCTATAAACTTTTAGCGATGGTTATTGCCGGGAGTGCTATTGCATTTTCGACAGTTATCTTCCAGACCGTGACCCATAATAGGATCTTAACTCCAAGTATTATAGGGTTAGATTCGCTCTATCTTTTAGTGCAGACCCTGTTGGTCTATTTCTTGGGCGGTAAAAACTTTGCAATGATTAGTAATGAGTGGCTCTTTCTCCTCTCAGTATTAGTATTAGTGACTTTCTCTATGCTCTTATTTAAGATGTTACTTGGGAAAGATGGACGTTCAGTCTTCTTTCTACTCTTAATAGGGATCGTTTTAGGAGCACTCTTTCAGAGTCTATCCACCTTTATGCAGGTTTTGATCGACCCTAATGAGTTTTTCTTAGTACAAGATAAGATGTTTGCCAGCTTTAATAATGTACAGGTGAAGTTAATCTGGTGGGCATTAGGAATTATTGGGGTCACGATGATTCTCTATTTGCCGATGATTAAATATCTTGATGTCCTCTCGTTAGGGCGCGATCAATCGGTTAATTTAGGGATCTCTTACCGTAAGGTTGTGATGTTGACGCTGATTGTGGTCTCTGTTTTGACAGCAGTATCAACAGCCTTAATAGGGCCGATCACTTTTTTAGGCTTATTGGTGGCAAATCTTGGCTATGAGATCTTTAAAACTTATCGTCACTCTGTTTTACTGATGGGGACGATATTAGTGAGTATTATTGCCTTAGCATTTGGGCAGATGTTGGTGGAGCGAGTCTTCTCATTCTCAACGACCTTGAGTGTTATTATTAACTTTATTGGTGGACTCTATTTTATCTATCTACTTTTAAGGGGGAGCAAATAA
- a CDS encoding ABC transporter ATP-binding protein → MVVVEGVSKLFGQRKVVDNVSITIPKNKVTSLIGPNGAGKSTLLGMMSRLIDPDAGSIKIDDRLIRDWKSDELAKKISILKQANHLNLRITVRELVAFGRFPHSKGRLTAEDDALIDEAIAYMGLTDLENKYVSELSGGQRQCAFIAMVVAQNTDIIFLDEPLNNLDMKHSVEIMQVLRKLVAEKNKTIVIVIHDINFASCYSDYIISLKGGALVHEGATEKIIDTNILREIYDMEIPIQTINDQRICVYFS, encoded by the coding sequence ATGGTTGTAGTCGAAGGAGTTTCAAAATTATTTGGGCAACGAAAAGTTGTTGATAATGTTTCCATTACGATCCCTAAAAATAAGGTCACATCCTTAATTGGGCCTAATGGGGCAGGTAAGAGTACCCTCTTAGGGATGATGAGTCGTTTGATTGATCCTGATGCTGGTTCTATTAAGATCGATGATCGTCTGATTCGTGATTGGAAGAGTGATGAGTTGGCGAAAAAGATTTCGATTCTTAAGCAGGCCAATCATCTCAATCTTCGAATTACAGTTCGTGAGTTGGTTGCTTTTGGGCGTTTTCCTCATAGTAAAGGTCGTTTGACGGCGGAAGATGACGCATTGATTGATGAAGCAATTGCCTATATGGGATTGACAGATCTTGAGAATAAGTATGTCTCTGAACTAAGTGGTGGGCAGCGTCAATGTGCCTTTATCGCGATGGTTGTTGCACAAAATACTGATATTATCTTTTTAGATGAACCGCTCAATAATCTGGATATGAAACATTCGGTAGAGATTATGCAGGTTTTGCGTAAATTAGTGGCTGAAAAGAATAAGACAATCGTTATTGTCATTCATGATATTAATTTTGCTTCGTGCTATTCAGATTACATTATCTCTCTTAAAGGGGGAGCTTTGGTGCATGAAGGTGCGACAGAGAAGATTATCGATACCAATATTCTTCGTGAGATCTATGACATGGAGATCCCTATTCAGACCATTAATGATCAGCGGATTTGTGTTTATTTCTCATAG
- a CDS encoding siderophore ABC transporter substrate-binding protein, with product MKSKAFKKVVLVSALALVLAACGEEKAATPTKTAESPAKEQSSSAVAETKRITVKHDSGETVVPFAPEKVVAFDFGALDTLESLDIDIIGLPKANLPAYLNDYSADKYQNFGTLKEPNFEAIHAAKPDLIIIAVRQAPLYEQFSEIAPTINLSVDDNDIMGSTERNIRVLGEIYGREADVEKEIALLNEKITKVREKTDQMDETGLILLVNDGKISAYGPGSRFGIIHDVLGIKPADSTIKQSRHGQTASFEYVMDLNPDYLFIVDRSAVIAGNGNTGAKEVVENDLVKNTNAYKNGKIVYLDPNVWYLSGGGFKSTNQMIDDIAEAIDQ from the coding sequence ATGAAGTCCAAAGCATTTAAGAAAGTGGTTCTTGTATCGGCATTAGCTTTAGTCTTGGCTGCATGTGGTGAGGAGAAGGCCGCTACACCGACAAAAACAGCTGAAAGTCCTGCAAAAGAGCAGAGCAGCAGTGCTGTAGCCGAAACTAAGCGTATTACTGTTAAACATGATTCAGGAGAAACAGTTGTTCCTTTTGCTCCTGAAAAAGTGGTTGCTTTCGATTTTGGGGCGTTAGATACATTAGAATCTTTAGATATCGACATTATTGGACTTCCTAAAGCAAATCTCCCAGCTTATCTTAATGATTATAGTGCCGACAAATATCAAAACTTTGGCACTCTAAAAGAGCCAAATTTTGAAGCGATTCATGCAGCAAAGCCTGATCTTATTATTATTGCGGTACGACAAGCACCTCTATATGAGCAATTCTCTGAAATTGCACCGACAATCAATCTTTCTGTAGATGATAACGATATTATGGGGTCTACAGAGCGTAATATTCGTGTCTTAGGTGAAATCTATGGTCGTGAAGCGGATGTGGAGAAAGAGATAGCTCTTCTTAATGAGAAGATTACCAAGGTTCGTGAGAAGACCGACCAGATGGATGAGACAGGTTTAATTCTTCTTGTCAACGATGGCAAAATTAGTGCCTATGGCCCAGGCTCACGTTTCGGTATTATCCATGATGTTTTAGGCATTAAGCCGGCAGATAGTACAATCAAGCAATCACGCCATGGTCAAACGGCATCATTTGAGTATGTGATGGATCTTAATCCTGACTATCTCTTTATTGTCGATCGAAGTGCTGTTATTGCTGGTAACGGCAATACCGGAGCTAAAGAGGTTGTTGAAAATGATCTAGTGAAAAATACTAATGCTTATAAAAATGGCAAGATCGTCTATCTTGATCCTAATGTTTGGTATCTCTCAGGCGGTGGTTTTAAATCAACCAACCAGATGATTGATGATATTGCCGAAGCAATTGATCAGTAG
- a CDS encoding argininosuccinate synthase, with translation MEKINKVVLAYSGGLDTSVILKWLQDEYNCEVVTFTADIGQGEEVEPARDKAKALGVKEIYIDDLREEFARDFIFPMFRANAIYEGEYLLGTSIARPLIAKRLVEIANETNADAISHGATGKGNDQVRFELGAYALKPGVKVIAPWREWDLMSREKLLDYAEKNNIEIDRGGKKSPYSMDANLLHISYEGLMLEDPWTEPEADMWRWTVSPEEAPDKPTYVELTYRHGDIVAIDGVETSPATVMEKLNKLAGENGIGRVDIVENRYVGMKARGCYETPAGTVMLKAHRAIESITLDREVAHLKDELMPRYASLIYNGYWWSPERELLQTMIDESQKFVNGVVRVKLYKGNVIIVGRKSDDSLFDENIATFEDDGGAYDQKDAGGFIKLNALRLRIAASKNRR, from the coding sequence ATGGAAAAAATCAATAAAGTGGTTCTCGCATATTCAGGCGGATTGGACACTTCTGTAATCCTCAAATGGTTACAAGATGAATATAATTGCGAAGTCGTAACATTTACGGCAGATATTGGTCAAGGCGAAGAAGTTGAGCCGGCACGCGATAAAGCGAAGGCGCTTGGCGTTAAAGAGATCTATATCGATGACCTCCGCGAAGAATTTGCTCGCGACTTTATTTTTCCAATGTTCCGCGCAAATGCGATCTATGAAGGGGAGTATCTTTTAGGAACCTCTATCGCGCGCCCATTAATTGCAAAACGCCTCGTTGAAATTGCTAATGAAACAAATGCAGATGCAATTTCTCACGGAGCAACCGGTAAAGGTAATGACCAAGTTCGCTTTGAGTTAGGTGCATACGCGCTTAAACCAGGCGTGAAAGTAATCGCTCCATGGCGTGAGTGGGATCTTATGTCTCGCGAGAAGCTTCTCGACTACGCTGAGAAAAACAATATTGAGATCGATCGTGGTGGTAAAAAATCCCCTTACTCAATGGATGCTAACTTACTCCATATCTCTTACGAAGGTTTGATGTTAGAAGATCCATGGACAGAGCCAGAAGCAGATATGTGGCGCTGGACAGTCTCTCCTGAAGAAGCACCTGATAAGCCTACCTATGTAGAGTTAACCTATCGCCATGGTGATATTGTTGCTATTGATGGTGTTGAAACTTCTCCTGCAACCGTTATGGAGAAGCTTAACAAACTTGCTGGTGAAAATGGAATTGGTCGTGTTGATATCGTAGAAAACCGCTATGTCGGTATGAAAGCTCGCGGTTGCTATGAGACACCTGCCGGTACTGTTATGTTAAAAGCACATCGTGCAATTGAGTCAATTACACTTGACCGTGAAGTTGCTCATCTTAAAGATGAGTTGATGCCACGTTATGCAAGCCTAATCTATAATGGTTACTGGTGGAGTCCTGAGCGTGAACTTTTACAAACAATGATCGATGAATCACAAAAGTTTGTAAATGGTGTCGTGCGCGTCAAACTCTATAAAGGGAATGTTATCATCGTGGGTCGTAAATCTGATGATTCACTCTTTGATGAGAATATTGCAACATTTGAAGATGATGGTGGCGCGTATGATCAGAAAGATGCAGGTGGTTTTATCAAACTCAATGCTCTTCGTCTTCGTATCGCAGCGAGCAAAAATCGCCGTTAA